The following proteins are co-located in the Tardibacter chloracetimidivorans genome:
- a CDS encoding TrmH family RNA methyltransferase: MARKHVSQRSHAANRLRFWGRHAVEAALANPRRVARRLVATREAVARLELPSGLQVDFADAAGLGRLVPDDAPHQGLVLEVEPLDEVWLETVLEDVSRRPLVVLDQVTDPHNVGAILRSAAAFDALAIVTQDRHAPPESGALAKAASGALERVPWVRVVNLARALDEIAAAGFWRIGLSGHAERLLDSALGETRPALVLGAEGEGLRQNTASHCDELARLPISSAIESLNVSNAAAIALYAAATRRGMTG; the protein is encoded by the coding sequence ATGGCTCGCAAACATGTTTCCCAACGCTCCCATGCCGCAAATCGTCTTCGCTTCTGGGGGCGCCATGCCGTGGAGGCGGCGCTCGCCAATCCGCGGCGCGTTGCGCGGCGGCTGGTCGCGACGCGCGAGGCTGTCGCACGGCTGGAGCTTCCCTCCGGCCTCCAGGTCGATTTTGCGGACGCCGCCGGGCTGGGGCGGCTGGTTCCCGACGATGCGCCGCACCAGGGGCTGGTGCTGGAGGTGGAGCCGCTCGACGAGGTTTGGCTGGAGACGGTGCTGGAAGACGTCAGCCGACGGCCGCTGGTGGTTCTGGACCAGGTGACCGATCCGCACAATGTCGGCGCAATCCTGCGATCGGCGGCCGCCTTCGATGCGCTTGCCATCGTGACCCAGGACCGCCACGCGCCACCGGAATCGGGCGCATTGGCCAAGGCGGCGTCGGGCGCGCTGGAGCGGGTGCCATGGGTGCGGGTGGTGAACCTCGCCCGCGCGCTGGACGAGATCGCGGCGGCGGGCTTCTGGCGGATCGGGCTTTCGGGCCATGCCGAACGGTTGCTGGACAGCGCGCTGGGGGAAACGCGCCCGGCGCTGGTGCTGGGCGCAGAGGGTGAAGGCCTGCGTCAGAATACCGCCTCGCATTGCGACGAACTGGCTCGGCTGCCGATCTCGTCGGCGATAGAAAGCCTCAACGTGTCGAACGCCGCCGCCATAGCGTTATACGCCGCCGCGACCCGGCGGGGGATGACAGGTTAA
- a CDS encoding phospholipase D-like domain-containing protein, with protein sequence MHRRSDRGALIGERLFMRGNALFEPGRNCATVALTQRHAVVIDAADYFRAARDAMLRAEEQILLICWDFDPRIKLDPDADDGDHPNRLGDFILWLARRRPQLQIHVLMWNIGAVKLLGRGRAVLTSLRWARRRNITFKFDSAHPIGAAHHQKIVVIDDALAFCGGIDMTADRWDTSAHLDDDPRRRRPSGRCYGAWHDATVALDSEAAKALGEIGRDRWRRACGDALPVPSATGDDIWPEWLKPDFRDLPVAISRTRPNHEGEDGLREIERLYLDMIASARRFIYAENQYFASRKIAEAMAARLAEPDPPEIVLINPETADGPLQEEAMGSARARLMEKLEQLDHRRRFRIYTPVTEAGDPIYVHAKIMIVDDVILRVGSSNMNNRSLGLDSECDVTIEAGATNATNRRTIAAIRTRLMAEHLGVEPEAIVRLITENGDSIIAVIEQVRGKGKTLVPFEPPPLNEIEKKLADNEVLDPESPDEMFEPYAQRGLFRRWSRHMRRPSFTRGRG encoded by the coding sequence TTGCACCGCCGTTCTGATCGCGGCGCTCTGATCGGGGAGAGGCTGTTCATGCGCGGCAATGCGCTGTTCGAACCAGGCAGGAATTGCGCGACCGTCGCCCTTACGCAGCGCCATGCGGTCGTGATCGACGCCGCCGACTATTTCCGCGCCGCGCGCGACGCGATGCTGCGGGCAGAAGAGCAGATATTGCTGATCTGCTGGGATTTCGACCCGCGCATCAAGCTGGACCCGGACGCCGACGACGGTGACCACCCGAACCGGCTTGGCGATTTCATCCTGTGGCTGGCCCGGCGGCGTCCCCAGCTTCAGATTCATGTGCTGATGTGGAACATTGGAGCGGTGAAGCTGCTTGGTCGAGGCAGGGCCGTGCTGACATCGTTGCGCTGGGCGAGGCGGCGCAACATCACCTTCAAGTTCGACAGCGCTCATCCCATCGGCGCGGCCCACCACCAGAAGATCGTCGTGATAGATGATGCGCTCGCCTTTTGCGGCGGGATCGACATGACGGCGGACCGCTGGGATACATCGGCGCATCTCGACGACGATCCGCGCCGCCGCCGGCCTTCAGGAAGGTGCTATGGCGCGTGGCACGACGCCACCGTCGCCTTGGACAGCGAAGCGGCGAAGGCGCTTGGCGAAATCGGCCGCGACCGCTGGCGACGCGCATGCGGGGACGCGCTGCCGGTTCCTTCCGCGACCGGCGATGACATCTGGCCCGAGTGGCTGAAGCCCGATTTCCGCGATCTTCCCGTGGCGATTTCGCGCACGCGCCCAAACCACGAAGGCGAGGATGGGCTGCGGGAGATCGAGCGGCTCTATCTCGACATGATCGCCTCTGCGCGCCGCTTCATCTATGCCGAGAACCAGTATTTCGCGTCCCGCAAGATCGCCGAGGCGATGGCCGCGCGGCTGGCCGAACCCGATCCTCCGGAGATCGTGCTGATCAACCCGGAAACGGCGGACGGCCCGCTTCAGGAAGAAGCAATGGGAAGCGCGAGGGCGAGGCTGATGGAAAAGCTGGAGCAGCTGGACCATCGCCGCCGGTTTCGCATCTACACACCCGTCACCGAGGCGGGCGACCCGATCTATGTCCACGCCAAGATCATGATCGTCGATGACGTGATATTGCGCGTCGGCTCATCCAATATGAACAACCGCTCGCTGGGGCTGGACAGCGAATGCGACGTTACGATCGAAGCCGGAGCGACTAACGCGACCAACCGCCGGACCATTGCCGCCATTCGCACGCGCCTGATGGCCGAACATCTCGGCGTCGAACCCGAAGCCATCGTGCGACTGATTACGGAGAACGGCGATTCGATCATCGCTGTGATCGAACAGGTGCGCGGCAAGGGCAAGACGCTGGTTCCGTTCGAGCCGCCACCATTGAACGAAATCGAGAAGAAGCTCGCCGACAACGAAGTGCTGGACCCGGAATCGCCGGACGAGATGTTCGAGCCCTATGCCCAGCGGGGCCTGTTCCGTCGCTGGAGCCGCCACATGCGCCGGCCTTCCTTCACGCGCGGCCGTGGATGA
- a CDS encoding TorF family putative porin: protein MTISKITLAAALAASALVATPALAQDAPADGLTVTGSATIVSDYRFRGISLSDRDATIQGGFGVSHDSGFYVGTWGSGLSGFGSFGGSNTEIDVYGGYTTDLGGMTVDVGLLWYLYPGTTGTDYAEPYASVSGAFGPLEAKVGVAYAPDQDAIGSDDNLYVFTDVSAAIPETPLTLKAHYGYTDGSLGGLNGSYSDWSIGASASWKALNFGVSYVDTSISKGDDLFMDPTRKIAQDGVVFSIGASF, encoded by the coding sequence ATGACTATCTCCAAGATCACGCTCGCTGCGGCGCTTGCCGCCAGCGCACTGGTTGCCACGCCTGCTCTTGCGCAGGACGCTCCCGCCGATGGCCTGACCGTAACCGGCAGCGCCACCATCGTTTCCGACTATCGCTTCCGCGGTATTTCGCTGTCCGATCGTGACGCGACGATCCAGGGCGGCTTCGGCGTTTCGCATGATTCCGGCTTCTACGTTGGCACCTGGGGCTCGGGCCTCTCCGGCTTCGGCAGCTTCGGCGGATCGAACACCGAAATCGACGTTTACGGCGGTTACACGACCGACCTCGGCGGCATGACCGTTGACGTCGGCCTGCTGTGGTATCTGTACCCGGGCACCACCGGCACCGACTATGCGGAGCCCTATGCCTCGGTCAGCGGCGCTTTCGGCCCGCTGGAAGCGAAGGTGGGCGTTGCCTATGCGCCTGATCAGGACGCAATCGGCAGCGACGACAACCTCTATGTCTTCACCGATGTGTCGGCCGCCATTCCGGAAACGCCCCTCACGCTGAAGGCGCATTATGGCTACACCGACGGTTCGCTCGGCGGCCTGAACGGCAGCTACAGCGACTGGTCGATCGGCGCTTCGGCAAGCTGGAAGGCGCTTAACTTCGGCGTGTCCTATGTCGACACCAGCATCAGCAAGGGTGACGACCTGTTCATGGACCCGACCCGCAAGATTGCGCAGGACGGCGTCGTGTTCTCGATCGGCGCTTCTTTCTAA
- the glnA gene encoding type I glutamate--ammonia ligase, translated as MANDAAKILKMIEENEVEWVDLRFTDPRGKWQHLTMAKRAVTDDMLEDGFMFDGSSIAGWKAINESDMILKADLDAVYMDPFSATPMMILICDIVEPSTGELYARDPRSTAKRAEAYLKASGIGDTAYVGPEAEFFVFDDVKFGLSYNGGFYSLDDVELPVNSGRDYEGGNMAHRPRAKGGYFPVAPVDSCVDLRGEMVSTMLEMGLPCDKHHHEVAAAQHELGLEFGTLVTTADRMQIYKYVVHQVAHAYGKTATFMPKPIKEDNGSGMHTHISIWDKGNPLFAGNGYAGLSETALYFIGGIIKHAKAVNAFTNPSTNSYKRLVPGYEAPVLLAYSSRNRSASCRIPYGTGSKSRRVEVRFPDATANPYLAYSALLMAGLDGIQNKIHPGDAMDKNLYDLPPAELAEVPTVCASLREALESLAASKEVFTKGDVFTSDQIDSYIELKMEEVARWEMTPAPVEFDMYYSA; from the coding sequence ATGGCGAACGACGCCGCAAAGATTCTGAAGATGATCGAAGAAAATGAGGTCGAATGGGTCGATCTCCGCTTCACCGACCCGCGCGGCAAGTGGCAGCATCTGACGATGGCCAAGCGCGCCGTCACCGACGACATGCTGGAAGACGGCTTCATGTTCGACGGTTCGTCGATCGCCGGCTGGAAGGCCATCAACGAATCCGACATGATCCTGAAGGCCGATCTGGACGCGGTCTATATGGACCCGTTCTCGGCGACCCCGATGATGATCCTGATCTGCGATATCGTCGAACCGTCGACCGGCGAACTCTATGCACGCGACCCGCGCTCGACCGCCAAGCGCGCCGAAGCCTATCTGAAGGCAAGCGGCATCGGCGACACCGCCTATGTCGGTCCGGAAGCCGAGTTCTTCGTGTTCGACGACGTGAAGTTCGGCCTCAGCTACAACGGCGGCTTCTACTCGCTCGACGACGTCGAACTGCCGGTCAACAGCGGTCGCGATTATGAAGGCGGCAACATGGCGCACCGTCCGCGCGCCAAGGGCGGCTACTTCCCCGTCGCCCCCGTCGACAGCTGCGTCGACCTGCGCGGCGAGATGGTTTCCACCATGCTCGAAATGGGCCTGCCCTGCGACAAGCATCACCATGAAGTCGCCGCCGCCCAGCACGAGCTGGGTCTGGAGTTCGGCACGCTGGTGACGACGGCAGATCGCATGCAGATCTACAAATATGTCGTGCACCAGGTCGCCCATGCCTATGGCAAGACCGCGACCTTCATGCCCAAGCCGATCAAGGAAGATAACGGCTCCGGCATGCACACGCACATTTCGATCTGGGACAAGGGCAATCCGCTGTTTGCCGGCAACGGCTATGCGGGCCTGTCGGAGACTGCACTCTACTTCATCGGCGGCATCATCAAGCACGCCAAGGCAGTGAACGCCTTCACCAACCCGTCGACCAACAGCTACAAGCGGCTGGTTCCGGGTTATGAAGCGCCGGTGTTGCTGGCCTATTCTAGCCGCAACCGTTCGGCTTCCTGCCGTATTCCTTATGGCACCGGCTCCAAGTCGCGCCGCGTGGAAGTGCGCTTCCCCGATGCGACCGCGAACCCGTATCTCGCCTATTCGGCGCTGCTGATGGCCGGGCTCGACGGCATTCAGAACAAGATCCATCCCGGCGACGCGATGGACAAGAACCTCTATGACCTGCCGCCGGCCGAACTGGCCGAGGTGCCGACCGTCTGCGCCTCTCTTCGCGAGGCGCTGGAATCGCTTGCCGCTTCCAAGGAAGTCTTCACCAAGGGCGATGTGTTCACGTCCGACCAGATCGACAGCTACATCGAACTGAAGATGGAAGAGGTCGCCCGTTGGGAGATGACCCCGGCTCCGGTCGAGTTCGACATGTACTATTCGGCCTGA
- a CDS encoding P-II family nitrogen regulator, translated as MKKIEAIIKPFKLDEVKEALHEVGVSGITVTEAKGFGRQKGHTELYRGAEYIVDFLPKVKLEAVVDDDLAPRVVEAIQNAAHTGRIGDGKIFVMPVEEAIRIRTGERGSDAI; from the coding sequence GTGAAAAAAATCGAGGCGATCATCAAGCCGTTCAAGCTGGATGAAGTGAAGGAGGCCCTTCACGAAGTCGGCGTGTCCGGCATCACCGTCACCGAGGCCAAGGGCTTCGGTCGGCAAAAGGGGCATACCGAGCTTTATCGCGGCGCTGAATATATCGTCGATTTTCTCCCCAAGGTGAAACTTGAGGCGGTGGTCGACGACGATCTGGCGCCGCGCGTGGTCGAAGCCATCCAGAATGCCGCCCATACCGGACGGATCGGGGACGGCAAAATCTTCGTGATGCCGGTGGAGGAGGCGATCCGCATCCGCACGGGCGAACGTGGATCCGACGCGATCTGA